A genomic stretch from Meriones unguiculatus strain TT.TT164.6M chromosome 15, Bangor_MerUng_6.1, whole genome shotgun sequence includes:
- the Nudt12 gene encoding NAD-capped RNA hydrolase NUDT12 isoform X2, giving the protein MYAARNGHLEAVQFLLEKGCDRSLVNKSRQTALDIAVFWGYKHIANLLANAKGGKKPWFLTNEVDECENYFNRTLLDRKSDKRTNSDWLQAKESHPATVYILFSDLNPLVTLGGNKESSQQPEVRLCQLNYTDIKDYLAQPEKITLVFLGVELEMRKGLHNYAGDIPGEEEDGLVAWFALGIDPVAAEEFKQRHENCYFLHPPMPALLQLKEKEAGVVAQARSVLAWHSRYKFCPTCGSATKIEEGGYKRVCLRENCPSLQGVHNTSYPRVDPVVIMQVIHPDGTKCLLGRQKRFPPGMFTCLAGFIEPGETIEDAVRREVEEESGVKVGHVQYISCQPWPMPSSLMIGCLAVAVSTEIKVDKNEIEDARWFTREQVVDVLTKGKQQAFFVPPSRAIAHQLIKHWVRMNPNL; this is encoded by the exons ATGTGACAGATCACTTGTCAATAAGTCAAGGCAGACTGCACTGGATATTGCAGTGTTTTGGGGTTATAAGCATATAGCTAACTTGTTAGCTAATGCAAAAGGTGGGAAGAAACCTTGGTTCCTAACCAATGAAGTAGACGaatgtgaaaattattttaacaGAACTCTACTGGACCGGAAGAGTGACAAAAGAACTAATTCTGACTGGCTACAAGCTAAAGAGAGCCACCCAGCCACAGTTTATATCCTTTTCTCCGACTTGAACCCCTTGGTTACTCTAGGTGGAAATAAAGAAAGCTCGCAGCAGCCGGAAGTCAGGCTTTGCCAGCTGAACTACACAGATATAAAGGATTACTTGGCCCAGCCGGAGAAGATCACTTTGGTGTTCCTTGGAGTGGAGCTTGAAATGAGAAAAGGATTGCATAACTATGCTGGAGATATCCCAGGCGAAGAGGAGGATGGTTTAGTTGCATGGTTTGCACTCGGTATAGATCCTGTTGCTGCTGAAGAGTTTAAGCAAAGGCATGAAAATTGCTATTTTCTCCACCCTCCAATGCCAGCTCTTCTgcagttgaaagaaaaagaggctg GGGTTGTAGCTCAAGCAAGATCTGTTCTTGCATGGCATAGTCGATACAAGTTTTGCCCAACCTGTGGCAGTGCAACTAAAATTGAAGAAGGTGGCTATAAAAGAGTCTGTTTAAGAGAAAACTGTCCTAGCCTGCAAGGTGTCCACAATACATCTTACCCAAGAGTTg ATCCAGTAGTAATCATGCAGGTTATCCATCCAGATGGAACCAAATGTCTTTTAGGCAGGCAAAAGAGATTTCCCCCAGGCATGTTTACTTGTCTCGCTGGATTTATTGAACCTG GGGAGACAATAGAAGATGCTGTGCGGAGAGAAGTAGAGGAGGAAAGTGGAGTCAAAGTTGGCCATGTTCAGTATATCTCTTGTCAGCCATGGCCAATGCCCTCGTCTTTAATGATTGGTTGTTTAGCTGTGGCAGTGTCTACAGAAATTAAAGTTGACAAGAATGAAATAGAGGATGCCCGATGGTTCACTAGAGAACAG GTTGTGGATGTTCTTACCAAAGGGAAGCAGCAAGCATTCTTCGTACCACCAAGCCGAGCCATTGCACATCAGCTAATCAAACACTGGGTTAGAATGAACCCCAATCTCTAA